The Carassius carassius chromosome 16, fCarCar2.1, whole genome shotgun sequence genome window below encodes:
- the LOC132159488 gene encoding uncharacterized protein LOC132159488, producing MRKMAIKLILFCLCLWRLVGVFGDDEVRSVSVLEGDSVTLNTSLTEIINDDLIQWRFGIEITLLAEINKRADLITVYDDVLDGRFRNRLKLDNQTGSLTIKNTATEDTGRYLLLINHMSIIFSLIVFELKLVSVKEGDSVTLNSGVTEITDDGLILWVCLNENTLLAEINKRADSISVYDDVLDGRFRDRLKLDNQTGSLTITNITTKDAGAYVLWINQIRIYLFLIVYREISVLEGDSVTLNSGLTEMMDDDEILWKLWIENILIAELNVTAKGISVYNDHIYERFRGRLKVDVQTGSLTITSTRFQHIGRYELLINQIRITFFLNVFR from the exons gtgtgtttggtgatgATGAAGTGAGGTCAGTGTCAGTGTTGGaaggagattcagtcactctaaaCACTAGTCTGACTGAAATAATAAATGATGATCTGATTCAGTGGAGGTTTGGGATTGAAATCACTTTACTAGCTGAAATCAATAAAAGGGCCGATTTAATCACTGTATATGATGATGTTCTTGATGGGAGattcagaaacagactgaaactggacaatcaaactggatctctgaccattaAAAACACTGCAACTGAAGATACTGGACGTTATTTACTACTGATAAACCACATGAGCATAATTTTCTCTCTCATTGTCTTCG AACTGAAGTTAGTGTCAGTGaaggagggagattcagtcactctaaaCTCTGGTGTTACTGAAATAACGGATGATGGTCTGATTCTGTGggtgtgtttaaatgaaaacacttTACTAGCTGAAATCAATAAACGGGCCGACAGcatctctgtatatgatgatgttcttgatgggagattcagagacagactgaagctggacaatcaaactggatctctgaccatcacaaacatcacaactaAAGATGCTGGAGCTTATGTGCTATGGATCAACCAGatcaggatttatttatttctcattgTCTATc GTGAAATATCAGTgttggagggagattcagtcactctgaACTCTGGTCTTACTGAAATGATGGATGATGATGAGATTCTGTGGAAGCTTTggattgaaaatattttaatagctgaacTTAATGTAACAGCCAAGGGCATCAGTGTATATAATGATCACATTTATGAGAGATTCAGAGGCCGACTGAAGGTGGACgttcaaactggatctctgaccatcacaagcACCAGATTTCAACATATTGGACGTTATGAACTACTGATCAACCAAATCAGgataactttttttctcaatgtctttc GATAA